AGGAGTTTTTCGCGAGGACGATCTTCAACTGACCATTCCTTAATGCTTAGCTTTTTGGAGATGTAGCTATCGTTCATACATATTGATATTGGTATGGTAAAGATAGCATTTTCGGATCAAGCGGAAAAGTTGGGAATCAGCCAAAGAATCGCTCCCTTTGCGATTGTGGGCATACCGAACAGCTCCCCGAAGGGGCTTGTGCCGAGATGTAGCTAGGTGGTCTTTCCATCTGCAGTTCGGGAAGGAGGATGGCCTAAAAACCCTCGTCGAGGAGCCAGCTCGAATAGGTGTTTTTTTGCTGCGTTTAGGTTCGGAACCTAAACGCTTCGGCTCAGAGACGAGGCGTTTATCCAGAACGTCGGGGCATTTCGTCAAAATGTCGCAACGAATGTCTGCTGCAACCCATTCTTTCGGCTAAATGACGGTTGCTTTCGGTTCGTTGGCGCTCTGAATGGTCGAAATGATCCAACGAATCGCTGTTTTAACGAAAACCCGCGACTCGGAAACCAAACAGTCCGTTCGAACGTCGAATCATGCCGATGAAATGGAGGTTCTACCCGATGTTTCGGCGAGTCCTTTCGATAATTTGGAGGTTTACCCCGATAATGCTACGAATGGGGTCGATGAAACGGCGCTTCGGCCTCATAAATCGCCGAACATCTTCGGTGAAACACCAGAAGTGTCCGTCATCCATATGATCTGCCTGGGCTAAATGCCGAAACCGATCGGCTGGGAGTTTCTCCCCATCTACGGTACGTCCTAACGGATGGGCTCGTATCCTATAGCGAATGGCGCTGTGTCGAGGCACCAGCATGCCCGGTAACGCAGAGGACTCCCAAAATCCTTCAACGCCAAAATCAAGGTGTTTCGTGCGCAGATCGGGGGGCACGAAATATTTACTCCTTCCTGTTATGGTAAGCCAATCTACGTGTAATGCGGTAAATCCCCTGCCTTTCCGCTTGATCTATTTTTACTTGGCGCTGCACCAAAACAAGTTAGGCCGTACTTTATAGTACAGCCTAAAATTCATATTGTAAAGGGTAAGTTATGCTAACTTGTTAACGTGAAGTTGAATGCTGCTTTTAAGGTTTGCAGCCTTATTCGTATGAATCACATTAATTTTTGCTAGCTTATCAAGCATAGCGCTAACCTTTGGAAGGAGTTTTACAGCAGCTTCCTTTTCGGTAGTGTTTCTCAATGCCTTTAGAGCATTACGAGTCGTCTTAGCATAATATCTGTTGTGCAGTCTCTTAGCGATGCTTTGACGGTTTCTTTTTTCAGCTGACTTATGATTTGCCATTGTACAAAACTTGCTTTTGAATTAGTAGTCCATAGGGGAATCGAACCCCTGTTACAAGAATGAAAATCTTGCGTCCTAACCCCTAGACGAATGGACCGTTCTGTTTTTGCAATCCCTAGTAGGGCATTGCGGGTGCAAAGGTAAGTCAAAAAATTATATCTGCAAGTATTCTGATAAAAAAAATAGAAGAGGTGCCATGCGGATATTTAGGTCGACATTTCAGTTATAATGTTATCTGTATTTAATTGCAGGCTAATTCAGATGAAATGTTTATGGAGGTGTGTTAGGAGATGGATTAGTCCTAGTGTGTCTCTGTTGGGGCTAATCCATCTCCAAGTTTATTTGTTTGAGATTTCCAGAGCAAACGCCTTTAGGTCAACACCAGAGAAGTTTCCTGATGTCATAATTAGCAGGTTCGCATTGGTGTAATCTTGTTGTCTGAGTACGCCAATAAGTTTTTCGCTTTCGGTGAAAACTTCAACATTACCGCCAAACGATGCCTTTACCTCATCTGGGTTGATCTCTGGCAGTTGTTTGTGCTTAATGGTTTCTGGGTTGAAGTAAACGTAGGCAACATCCGCTTTGCTCATTGTTCCGTTATACTCTGAGAGAAAGTCCTTGTTTAAGCTGCTAAAGGTATGGAGTTCCATGCAGGCAACTAGTTTGCGGTTGGGGAATTGCTCCTTGACTGCTTTGGTTGTTGCCATCAGTTTAGATGGTGAGTGGGCAAAGTCAAGGTAAATGTTTGACGACTTGTTGGAGGCAAGAAGTTGAAGGCGTTTAGCCGCTCCAGCAAAGGTTGCTATTGCATTGTAGAAGGTGTTATCGCTAACGCCTATCGCATTGCATATAGCTTTTGCACCTGCAATATTCTGTAGGTTGTGCTCCCCAAAAATTTTGAGAGGTATCCTTAAATCTCCAGCGATAAGTTGGCAGATGCCGTCAACGATTTCGTAGGGATGCGTG
This window of the uncultured Acetobacteroides sp. genome carries:
- the rpsT gene encoding 30S ribosomal protein S20; this translates as MANHKSAEKRNRQSIAKRLHNRYYAKTTRNALKALRNTTEKEAAVKLLPKVSAMLDKLAKINVIHTNKAANLKSSIQLHVNKLA